In Saimiri boliviensis isolate mSaiBol1 chromosome 12, mSaiBol1.pri, whole genome shotgun sequence, one genomic interval encodes:
- the ZWINT gene encoding outer kinetochore KNL1 complex subunit ZWINT produces the protein MEAAETEVETAVLEVLTEVAGILEPAGLQEEAELSTKILVEFVVDSQKKDKLLCSQLQVVDFLQNFLAQEDTAQGLDPLASEDTSRQKAIAAKEQWKELKATYREHVEAIKIALTKSLTQMEEAQKKRTQLQEAFEQLQAKKQLAMEKRRAAQKQWQLQQEKRLQHLAEVSAQVRERKIGTQKELEGVFQKLGNLKQQAGQERDKLQRHQTFLQLLYTLQGKLLFPEAAAEAENILDDKPQQLTRLEEQSIGDTMRRDPGVSSKADGLQPARDSNLPWISGEQQHGERS, from the exons ATGGAGGCGGCAGAAACTGAGGTGGAAACTGCAGTCCTAGA GGTCCTGACTGAGGTGGCAGGCATCCTGGAACCTGCAGGCCTCCAGGAGGAGGCAGAACTGTCAACCAAGATCCTGGTTGAGTTTGTGGTG GACTCCCAGAAGAAAGACAAGCTGCTCTGCAGCCAGCTTCAGGTGGTGGACTTCCTGCAGAACTTTCTGGCTCAGGAGGACACTGCCCAGGGTCTGGATCCCTTGGCTTCTGAAGACACAAGCA GACAGAAGGCAATTGCAGCCAAAGAACAATGGAAAGAGCTGAAGGCCACCTATAGAGAGCACGTGGAGGCCATTAAAATTGCACTTACCAAGTCCCTGACTCAGATGGAGGAAGCCCAGAAGAAACGGACACAACTCCAAGAAGCATTTGAGCAGCTCCAGGCCAAG AAACAATTGGCCATGGAGAAACGCAGAGCAGCCCAGAAACAGTGGCAGCTACAACAG GAGAAGCGGCTGCAGCATCTAGCAGAGGTTTCTGCACAGGTGAGGGAGCGTAAGATAGGAACTCAGAAGGAGCTTGAGGGGGTGTTTCAGAAACTTGGAAACCTGAAGCAGCAAGCAGGACAGGAGAGGGACAAGCTACAGAG GCACCAGACCTTCCTCCAGCTTCTGTATACCCTGCAGGGTAAGCTGCTGTTTCCTGAAGCTGCCGCTGAGGCAGAGAATATTCTAGATGATAAACCCCAGCAGCTGACTCGACTCGAGGAGCAGAGTATAGGAGACACCATGAGGAGAGACCCTGGTGTGTCCTCCAAG GCTGATGGTCTACAACCTGCTCGAGATTCAAATTTGCCATGGATCTCTGGAGAACAACAGCATGGAGAAAGATCCTAG